The following proteins are co-located in the Pectinophora gossypiella chromosome 23, ilPecGoss1.1, whole genome shotgun sequence genome:
- the LOC126377554 gene encoding vanin-like protein 3 produces MKLFISLVVCLLSVSFVVCGESIYKAAVVCTKDFNDPAAINEAAKLNVDILVLPSPRLDSHFNGLDNYDEITKSIASAAKQAGVYVVVHLMEKTRCQNRDELVRSNLVFDRNGAIVAVYRKPINIEANCSMSKAIPTFATDFGTTFVLLMEDDLVLRNPEEFRAKNFIVAGPLDTEIPFLNGREFASSWAFVTGANLVTSSGIYAGRAGLVTGSGKMVVADLKKNGRPDQHASPIITPTKLNSLPGEDLGQYIIRPLNLEASIRGYSETVCHGQFCCDFYVKTSYIGSQNEVSYGLAVFDGVRRFARDHHIGTQSCSIFACAGLYKRSCILGPNNSTNTHFEKITISGSFTRTNAAQFPTVSSTSDVQKITFDTNTVKDTNKVTINVENGRNLIRFGIFGRVYSKDFDRKGNSTNNAMENHYDYFFTEDFQEFFDYLWIRIRIMIFIVSIYVLEML; encoded by the exons atgaAGTTGTTTATTAGTTTGGTGGTTTGTTTACTGAGTGTTAGTTTCGTGGTATGTGGTGAG AGTATATACAAAGCGGCCGTAGTGTGTACTAAGGACTTCAATGACCCGGCTGCAATAAATGAAGCTGCTAAATTG aACGTGGATATTTTGGTCCTCCCATCTCCAAGACTTGACTCTCATTTCAATGGATTGGATAATTATGATGAG ATAACAAAATCCATCGCAAGCGCAGCCAAGCAAGCTGGTGTGTACGTGGTGGTCCATCTGATGGAGAAGACTCGCTGCCAGAATCGGGACGAGCTGGTTAGAAGCAACCTGGTCTTCGATAGGAACGGCGCTATTGTTGCTGT ATACAGAAAACCAATCAATATCGAGGCTAACTGCTCAATGTCGAAAGCAATACCGACATTCGCCACCGACTTCGGAACCACCTTCGTACTCTTGATGGAAGATGACCTGGTACTCCGGAACCCTGAGGAGTTTAGAGCCAAGAACTTCATAGTTGCTGGGCCTTTGGATACCGAGATACCGTTCTTGAATG GCCGTGAGTTCGCGTCATCCTGGGCGTTTGTGACTGGTGCCAATCTGGTGACGTCATCAGGCATATACGCCGGCAGAGCTGGCTTGGTGACAGGATCCGGGAAGATGGTTGTTGCTGATCTTAAAAAGAATGGACGACCAG ACCAACACGCTTCCCCCATCATCACGCCTACAAAGCTGAACTCCCTACCCGGAGAAGACCTTGGTCAGTACATCATCAGGCCTTTGAACCTTGAAGCCAGTATCCGGGGCTACTCCGAGACCGTCTGCCATGGCCAGTTCTGCTGCGATTTCTATGTGAAGACCAGTTATATTG GTTCTCAAAATGAGGTGAGCTACGGCCTGGCAGTATTCGACGGTGTGCGACGCTTCGCCAGGGATCACCACATTGGCACCCAAAGCTGCTCGATCTTCGCCTGTGCTGGGCTTTACAAGAGGAGCTGTATTCTCGG ACCAAACAATAGCACGAACACACACTTCGAGAAGATTACCATCTCTGGCAGTTTCACCAGGACCAATGCCGCTCAGTTCCCGACAGTCTCTTCCACTAGTGACGTTCAGAAGATCACCTTTGACACTAATACAGTGAAAGACACAAATAAAGTCACTATTAACGTAGAAAACGGAAGGAATTTAATAAGGTTTGGCATTTTCGGTAGAGTATATTCCAAAGACTTTGATCGTAAAGGGAATAGCACCAATAATGCTATGGAAAATCACTATGATTATTTCTTCACTGAAGATTTCCAAGAGTTCTTCGATTATTTGTGGATTAGAATAAGAATTATGATTTTCATCGTTTCTATTTATGTTTTGGAAATGTTGTAA